Genomic segment of Deltaproteobacteria bacterium:
TGATCAAGGCGATGCAAAAGAGACGCGGTAATGTTCCTGATTCCGAGAATAGCACGATCCCGAGAATCGCTGTGCCGGCGGCGCCGATGCCGGTCCAGATTGCGTAGCCGGTGCCGACGGGGATCACTTTCAACGCTTGGGCGAGAAAGTAGAAGCTTGCGATCATGCCAAGCACGGTCATGATGCTCCAGCCCAGGTGGCTGAAGCCGTTACTGAGCTTCAAGCCGATCGCCCAAACGATCTCCAGCAATCCCGCGACCACTAAAAACAGCCAAGCCATGCAGGTCTCCGAAAATGTTTCACGATTATTGATTCAGCGAGTTGTCCGCGTCGCGGGGAATGACGTGTGCCAAAACGCCAAGCTTGCTATGCGGCGCTGCGGTGCAAGCGATGTCTTGCTGCTTTGCCGGATTGCCGAGCTGGCGCACGCGCACGCCGGCTTCTCGAATCGGTGGCGTCACATCGCCTTCGCTGTAAGCGAAGATCACATAACGATAGCCGTTATTGTCGAAGGTCACTTCGGTGCGATCGACCTGGGCGCGAAAGTAGTGGGCGTAGCGAAACGCGATTTGGGTGTTGGCGCGCTCGCGGGGGAATTGCAGTTCGACAGCGCCTGGCTTGCCGAAGCGGTATTGCAGGTAACCACGGCGGTTGTTTAGGCTTTGCGAGCCGCAAAGCGATACGAGTTTGGTCGCTTTGGCCACGGGACAGCTGAATAGGACTTGCTCCTCGGCGCGACATAGTGTCGCTGGAGCTGCGGGCGCCTCGCTGGCTAAGGCGATTGCAGGCGCGAGCAAAAAGAAGAAAAGAGCAAGCGTTCTAAGCATCGGTACGTTGATGGTCGTGTCTACGTGTTGAATCTAACATAGCGGCCTTCCTCTTTGGCGTCCTCTTGTGAATAAGTGACCGCATGAATCTGCACGCCCTGTTTGTTCTTGAGGCGAATCGTGCCGCCTTTGTTACCCAGCTGTGCCGACCGTCCGGAAAGCAGCACCAGCCGGGATTTGCCGGGCGGCAGCGACAACGCCGCGATGGTTTCAGCGTTGTCGTTCTTGTCGACGAGACTCCAGCCGCTAAGATCGACGGGCGCGGAAGTGGTGTTGCCGAGGACAATCGATTCTTTTTTGGTGTCGGTGCCGGGCGGATTGACCAGCGCGCGCTCGATGTAGACGGCGGGGTTGGCTATTGGTGGCGGCGCCTGCGGCGGTTCGGTCCCCGGCGCGCTGCCCGGCGGGATGGGTTGCGCGTTTGGCAGCGGGTGGCCGGTGCTATTGTCGGTCGGCAGCCACTGGGTTTGAAAGCGCAGCATCAGCGCGACAAAGCGCGTTGGGAATCTCAATATCAGACCGCCGTCTTGAAAAACACCGTTGTCTTTCGCGAATCGGCCCGGGTGCGGGTTGCCCTGGTTCATGTGAATATCGTGCACCCCTTGCGTTGTATTCATCTCTCCATCGATGGGTCTAGGGCTGAAGGCTTCGCCCGGCTCGGGGAATCTGGCACCGAAGGCGAAAATTTCTCCGTTCTGGGCTTTGAGCTGTTTGAGATAAGCGATCAGCATGTCCTGCAGATCGTCATTCTCTCCCGGACGCGTGGAAGGAACGGCGACACCCGTGGGCCAATCGAAGAGCGGCGCGCGCAGATAGTCGACAGCTGTCGACGCCGAACGGGATGGCGCGGGCAGCAGAGTAAAGCCGCTCGCCACCTGAGGCAAGTTGGCCAGCAACGGGTGGCTCTGGAGCGGGTCGACTCGATGAAAAATCAGAAACGATTGGTCGGCCGAGAGCACGTTGACCGGCACGCGCCAGGCTTTGTTCTGGCCGTCGATGACTTTGATTTGTAGATGCGGTGTGTCGAGATCGTCTTCGCGCTTGAAGATATCGATCTTGCCGCGCAGGACGCCGTACGCTAGTGCCATGTTCCGAGACTCCTGTCTCGTGCAATCAACATCACGGCGATCCTAACACATTGTTTAGTTATCGCTGCAAGAAGATTTGCGACAAAACGACAAAAACCATGCTTGGTAACGGCGGAATCTTCATGTTACAAAGCGTCGCATGATTTGCAGCAAGAAAAACCTCGCGCGATTGGTTCGCGGCGCGATGGGTGAGATTCCGGCCGATGTGATTCTGCGCGGCGGCAAACTCGTCAATGTTTATTCCGGAGAAATCCTCGACGGCATGGAAATCGCGGTCATCGACGAACGGATTTGCTATGTCGGCCCCAGCGCGGAGCATGCGCGTGGCGCGCAGACCGAAGTCGTCGAGGTGAACGGTCGCTACCTTGCGCCCGGTTTCATCGATGGCCACACGCACGTCGGCCATTACGCCCGGCCGTTCGAGAACCTGCAATCGTTCATCGCCTGCGGCACGACGGCACTAGTCGCCTCGTGCGACGAGGCGGCGAGTGTCTTCGGCTACCGCGGCTTGCAGTTTTTTCTCGACGAGGTCGCGGCGCATCCGCTGCGCGTTTACACGCTGGTGTCGATGACCGCGCCGCAGGACCCGTTGTTGTGCAGCACCGCGACGTTTAGCGATGAAGAGATAGCCGCGGCGCTGACCGATCCACGGGTGTTGGGAATGGGGGAGATCGTCTCTTGGCTGCGCTTGTTACAATGCGACGCAGAGATTCTCCGGCGCATCGAGCTGGCAAACGCCAATGGGCAGCTCATCCACGGCCACACCGCGGGGGCGCGCGATCGCAAGCTTTGCGCGGTGGCGGCGACGGGCATCTCGTCGTGCCACGAGCCGATTCAACTGGAGGATGCCATCGAGCGGCTGCGCTTGGGCTACTGGACGATGCTGCGGGAAGGCTCGCTGCGCCAAGACCTCGAAGCGACGCTCAGGCCTTTGCTCGACACCGGCGTGAATTTGAGCCGTTTGATTCTCGTCACCGATAGCATGACGCCCGACGACGTCGCTGAGCGCGGTCACATGGACAACGTCGTGCGCCGGGCGATCGAGTGCGGCTTGTCGCCGCTGCGAGCGATTCAATCGGTCACGCTTCGTCCGGCGACCTATTCCGGTATCGCGCAGGATGTCGGCGGCATCGCGCCCGGGCGCTTTGCCGATATCGTCTTGATCGACGATCTGGAGCGCTGTCATGTCGAGCGGGTCATGGTGGGCGGCAAGTGGGTGGCGGATAAAGGCGTGTCGCAGGTGAAGAATGAGCCCATCTCGGTGCCGCCGGAATTTCTAAATGGACTCAGCGTCGGCGCAAAGGTTTCGCCCGAGACTTTTAAGATCAAATGCCAGACTGCCAATCCGAAAATTCGCGTCATGGAGCTGGTCAACCAGACGATTACAGCGGAGCGGATTGTCGAAGTAGCAGCGCCCGCGGCGCACGTCGAAGCCAATCTCTATGACGATCTTCTCAAGGTGGCGATGTTCGACCGGCACCGCAGCGTCGGCGCGGCTTTCGGTTTTCTAAAAGGCTTGGGCATTAAAGTGGGCGCAGTCGCCACGACCGTAAACCTGGACGAAAACAGTCTGCTGGTCGTCGGCGCCAACGACCAAGACATGGCGCGTTGCGCCAACGTTCTGCTCGATTGCGGCGGCGGTGTGGCGATCGTCGAGGGCGGCCAAGTGTTGGAGCGACTCGACTTGCCGGCGGGCGGGATTTTTTCGCTCCATCGCTGGCAGCAGGTTGCTAAGCGGCTAGCACGGGCTCAACAGGTGCTGCGCGAACAGGGCTCGCCGTTTGACAAGCCGCTGTTCGCGCTTAGTTTTCTTCCCTTTGTGACCTTGCCGGCGTTGCGTATTACCGCGCGCGGTTTAGTCAACGCGAAGGAGCGTAAAATTGTCTCGCTAATCGTGGAATGAGACGAACTTAGGATACGCCTTCTTTCTTGGCGTCCTGGCGCAGCGGCAGCACGCGGCCCTCTTTTTTCATCGAGATGTGGCCTTCGAGAACGGCGCCGTCACCGATCACCAGACTTTGTGCCACGACATCGCCGACGACGGATCCCGGCGGTTGGACTTCCAGCCGTTTTTCGGCCTGCACATCGGCCATCACTTTACCTTGGACAAGAATAGAAGTGGCAGTGATTTTCCCTTTGATGGTAGCCTGCTGTCCCACCGTGATGTTGGCTTGAGCGACAATCTCGCCTTCGACTTCGCCCTCAATGACAGCGGGGCCGTCAAAATGCAGCTTGCCATTGATCTTCGTACCGGGGCCGAGATAAGCGCCTACGTCTGCTGGAATGCCTGCTGGTCTTGTTGCTTCTGCCATAAATCTCCCCTTTCTAAGCGGTGACAATAGCTATAGGCTGAAACTCGGATTTTGTCTACGATTTGCGCCAAGAAATTTACATTGCTTTGCGTCGTGCTGGCGCCCTCTGCTATAAATATTTTTCCACAATAAAATCAGCGCTTTTTGGCGTGGAGGAAACCACCAGATGTTGATTCAGGATTTGCGGGATTTTCTCGACTTGTTGGACGAGCACGAGGAGCTGCAGCGAGTTTCTGCGCAAGTCGATTGGAATCTCGAAATGGGCGCGATCACGCGTCGCTGCTACGACCTCGGCACCGGCGCGGCGCTGTTTGAGAACGTTAAGGGGTACCCCAAAGGCTTTCGTGCCCTCGGCGCGCCGCTGGGCACGAGTCTGCGGCGCGGCCATTCGCTATTCGCGCGCACGGCCCTGGCATTGGGCATGAAGCCGGTGGCTTCGCCCAAGGAGATCATGCAGACCTATCTCGAGCGCAAAGAAAAATTACTCAAGCCGATCGTCGTCAATACCGGGCCGTGCAAAGAAAATATCTTGCGCGGCGACGACGTCGACGTGCTCAAGTTTCCCATCCCGCTGATTCACGGCGGCGACGGCGGCCGCTACATCGGCACGTGGCACACCGTGATCACCAAAGATCCCGACAGCTCATGGGTCAACTGGGGCATGTATCGCTTGATGGTACATGACCGCAACACCTTAGGCTGTCTGTTCCCGGCGCAGCAGCATATCGGCCAGATGTACCAAAAATATGAGGCGATGAATAAGCCGATGCCGGTGGCTGTGGCGATCGGCGGGCAGCCGGTGATTCCGATCGTTAGCTGCGTGATGATTCCGCCCCACGTCAGCGAAGTCGAAGTGGCCGGGGCGCTGCAGGGTGCGCCGATTCCTTTGGTCAAATGCGAGACCGTCGATCTCGAAGTGCCGGCGTCGGCTGAAATTGTTTTGGAAGGCGAGGTGCTGCCGCACGAGCGCATGGTCGAAGGACCCTTCGGCGAATACATGGGCTATGAAGCCGGCAAATCGTCGCCGAAACCGGTCATGAAGATCAACGCCATCACTTATCGCAACGATCCAATCCTACCGTTTTCCAACATGGGCATGCCGGTGCATGAAGGCCAAACCGCCACCGCGCTCATCAAAGGGGCAGAAATCTACGGCGAGCTAAAGAAGTTGGGAATCCCCGTCAGGGGAGTCTACTGCCCGCCACACGCGGTGGGCCATATGGTGGTGGTTTCCACGGAAGTGCCGTTTATCAACTTTGCGCGCCGCGTGGCGCATGCGATTTGGGCAACCAAGCCGGGCTTGTTTGTTTACTACATCGTTGTCGTCGAGCCCGACGTCGATCCCACTGATATGGATCAGGTGCTGCACGCCATGACGACCAAGTGCCACCCGGTGAACGGCATTCACCCTGTGCCGCATATTCCAGGCTTTCCCGTTTTGCTGCCGTTCTTACCGCCGAAGGAGCGCTTAAGCGGCGACGCGGCGGGAGTGATTTTCGATTGTACCTGGCCAAAGGACTGGCCAGAGGAATCCATCCCCGTCAAAGCGAGTTTTGAAAACCTCTGGCCTAAAGAATTGCAAGAAAGAGTTTTGACGAACTGGGAGACCTACGGATTCAAAAAATCATAGCACTCTGACTAGTGGGCTTTCAGCGTGCCGTTTTCTTCTTCTTGTACCCATTCATTGAAGCGGCTTTCGAGAATGCGCCATTGACCGCCGACTTTGAAGGCGGGGATGTCGCGATGCTGGATCATGCGATGCAGCGTGCGCTTTGAGATCTTCAAAATCGTCGCCGCCTCGGCAAGGGTGAGCAATTTAATCGTTTCGATGTTTTCCATTTATAGACCTCCCGCAGCGCCGAGAGTGAGCAACGCCTATGCCAGTGGGCGCTCCCGACACGGCGTGAACAACCGTTGATAAGTTAACGCTCTTCAGTCAAGCCAAGGCATTTTCCAACCTGCAAGACTGCGCAAATTCCGGCAATACCCATGGCGGTGCTGACAAAGTTGGAAAGCCAGTGCGCGCTGCGGCGCACGGCAAAGCTGCCGTTGGAGCACGCGAATCCGCGTTGCGTCAGGCCCGCCGGGTAAATTGCTTGACATATTAAATATTGCACTATAAAGCTTTTTACACTGCCTCAATTTAATCGTTAAATCGAGAACTTGTGAAAATGTTTCGCTGCAAGTTTATTGCGTTGAAAACTGTCGCTTTGATTCTCTTTACGCTTGTGACCGGGGCCCTGCTGCCACAGGCGGCAGCGCAAAATCGGGCGACTCCGGTGCCAGACTGGGACAAGCTCGTCGAAGCGGCGCGCAAAGAAGGTGGAGTCACGATTGCAATTCCTGCCAGCGTCGAGTTGCGCAAGCAGCTCGAAGAAAATTTCAAAAAAAGATTCGGCATCGAAGTCGAAGTGTTCACTTCGCGCGCCAAAGGCCGCGCCGCGGTGATGATCGGCCTCACATACTATTCGTTTCTCCCTTTCATAAAAGCCGGGTTGCCGATCAAACCGCTGCCGACGTTCAGAGAAGGCACCTACGGTACCGGCGGCAGTGGTAGCCGGCGGCGAAGTTTGCGCAGGCACTCTTGCGCTAGTCAGTGATTTCACAGCCACGGAGGAGGCAATCTGCATGGCACGCGAATATTTCACTGATTTTCGCGACTATCTAAGCGCGCTGGAAAAGCTCGGCAAGCTGCATCGCTGGCAGCGCGCGGTCAACAAAGACACGGAATTGATGCCGCTCATGCGGCTGCAATATCGCGGCATCGGCGACGAGCAACGCCAGGCGTTTTTGTATGAAAACGTGACCGACAGCAGGGGCGTGCAGCATGAGCTTCGCGTCGCCACCGGAGTCTACGGGTCGTCGCGGCCGATTGCCGCGTTGGGTTTAGGGTGCGACGAGCCGCTGGAGATCTACGAGAAGTGGCGCAACGCCTTGGCCAAACCGATCGAGCCGCGCAAGGTGCAATCCGCACCGGTGCAGGAACTCGTTTACACCGGCGAGGCGCTGAAAAAATTCGGCGTCACCGGGTTGCCGGCGCCGGTGGAAGAGCCCGGCTTTAGCGGCGGCATCCGCGCCACCGCGCCATTTATCACGGTCGATCCGAAGGACGGCGTGCGCAACGTCGGCATGTACAGCGGCCATTTTCGCAGCGAGCATCATCTGATCGCCGGCATTGCGCCGGTGCACCATGCGATGCTCTATCATCACCGCAGCGCAGCAGCAAAAAAGGAATCGTTGCCGGTGGCGATCGTGCTGGGTTCGCTGCCGGACGTCACTTTCGTTTCGGCAGCCAACTTGCCCTACGGCGTCGATGAGCTGGCCGTCGCCGGCGGCCTTCGCGGCCGGCCAGTGGACGTCGTGCCGTGCAAGACGATCGCCCTCGATGTGCCCGCCGACGCCGAGATTATCATCGAAGGCGAAATCTCCATCGATCGCAAAGAGCGCGGCGAGCCGTTTAGCGACTATCCCGGTTACTTGATGGTTGAGCGCGAACCCCGTGCGGTGATTGACGTGACCGCAATCACCATGCGGCGCAACGCGATCTTTACGGCGATTCTGGTCGGCCTGCCGCCCAGCGAATCCAACGGCATCTCGCGCACCTGCCGGGAGATGATGCTGTACAATTTTCTGCGCTACAGCTGCGCCATGCCGGAAGTGCTCGAAGTCGCCTGTCCTGAAATGGGCGGTGGCTGGAACTGGTGGGTGATTCGGATGAAAAAAAGCCATCCGAGCAAACCCAAACAAGCGCTGCACGCGGCGTCAGGCATGGACCCGACGAGTAAAATGATCATCGTCGTCGACGAGGATATTGACCCCAAAGATCCCGAAATGGTCATGTGGGCGATGAGCTTCGCCATGCAGCCGCATCAAGACGTCGAGATCAGCACCGGCCGCTCGCCGCTGCTCGATCCGTCGGCTCATTCGCTGATGCGCGGGCGTGAGGAAAGAAGTTTTCCAGGAGCGGTCGGCTGTTCCGGTTTGTTGATCGATGCGACCCGCAAAGGGCCGTTTCCGCCGGTGGGCCTGCCGAAGAAATCCTACATGGAGAAGGCGCTGAAGATTTGGCAGGAAGCCGAGATGCCCAAGCTCAATCTGAAGACTCCTTGGTATGGTTATCCGTTGGGTCTCTGGGATGAGGAGGATGATCGACTCGCCGAGAAGGTAACACAGGGGGAGTATTTTCAGCACAAGCAGCCGAAAGGACACTAGCCATGGCGAAGCGCAAAACCAGCTACGAGTTCTGGTTGGCAGAAGAGGGTATCCCGGTCGTCGACGGCTACGGCGTCACCGACGTCAGAGAGTTGACGCTCGGTCCATGGAAACGCACCGGCGGCAAAGGCGCGTACATCGAGCTCAATGGCATGGAAGGCTTCACCGGCATGTACGTCGGCGAGATTCCGCCAGGCGGCGCGCTCCATCCCGAGCATCATCTTTATGAAGAGCTGATCTACATCATTGAAGGCGTCGGCGCGACCGAGATCTGGTCGCCAGGGGATGAGAAGCGCAGGATGCACTTTGAGTGGCAGCAGGGGAGTCTCTTCGCGATTCCGCTCAACACGCGCCATCGCCTGATCAATGGCAGTAAAGAACCGGTGTTTTTTCTCGCGGTCACCAGCGCGCCGCTGATGATCGACCTGCTGCACAATCTGCCGTTCGTCATGGGCAGCGATTACAAGTTTGGCGATCGCTTCGATGCCGAGAGCGATTACTTTGTGCCGAAAAACACTCGCAAAGAGTTGGGCGGCTTCATCAATTGGGAGACCAACTTCATCGCCGACGCCCGCGGCGCGTTGGTCGATCCGTCGGAAGCCAAGGGCTTCGGCGTGAAGATCACTTCCTTCGACATGGGCGGCAGCACTCTCGTGGGCCACATCGCCGAATGGCCGGTGGGGCGCTATCACAAAGCGCATTTTCACCAGGGCGGCGCGATTCTTTTGATCCTGCGCTCCGAGGGCTACACGCTGATGTGGCCGCAGGAAGCAGGCCTGCGGCCCTATCGCAACGGCTTCGCCGATAAAGTCGTGCGCGTCGATTGGCGCGAGGGCAGCGTGTTGAGCCCACCGAGCGGCTGGTTCCATCAACATTTCAACACCGGCAAAGAACAAGCGCGCCAGTTGGCGTTTCGCTATAGCGGCCAGTCGGGAAAATATCTGCTCGGCTGTTGGCGCGCCATCAACAAAGAAGGCGTGCGCACCAGCACCCGCGAGGGCGGTACGTTGATCGAGTACGAGGACGAAGATCCGCAGATTCGGATCGATTTCGAAAACGCCATCAAAAAACTTGGCGTGCCGTCGGAAATGCCGCCGTTTAGCTACGCGGGGTTGTGAGGTGGAGAAATTAACCGCAAAAAGCGCAAAAGGCGCAAAATCGGAATCGGATTTATCTCGCGCAATGGCGCAAAGGACGCAAAGTTCGGAATCTGGAATTGTCTCGCGCGGAGGCGCAGGGGGCGCAGAGATTAGGATCGACTGTAGGGGCGGGTCTGAGACCCGCCCGCTGGACGAACTGATGCACAAACACCACTTTTTTGAGAAGGTCGCGGCCGTTGTCCTTTGGGTTATCTTTGTCCTCCCATTTGTTGCCTCTGGGCAAACGGCCAAGCCCAATTGGCAAGCGGAATGGGACAGGACCATCGAGCTGGCCAAGAAAGAAGGCAGAGTCGTCGTCTCGATGCCGGCCAGCAATGAGCTGCGAGCGGCGATCGAGAAGTCTTTTGAGAAACGCTACGGCATCGACGTCGAGCCGTTGGTGGGCCGGGCTTCTACTCTAGTGCGCAAGATGATCGAGGAGTCGAAGGCCGGCGTCCGTTACACGGATCTGCACATGGGTGGGAGTGAGTCGATCGTTACCGGGATGCTGCCGGAAAACATCCTCGACCCGCTTGAGCCCCACATGGTGCTGCCCGAGGTGAGAGATCCCAAACAGTGGTGGGGCGGCCATATCTGGGTCGATGGCGCGAAGAAATTTATCTATGGCAGCTTGGCCTACCAGACCATCAGTCTGTGGCACAACACGCAGATGATCAAAGCCGAAGAGGCGCGTTCCTTTGATGATCTGCTCGACGAAAAGTTCAAGGGCAAAATCGGCTATCTCGATCCGCGCACGCCCGGCTCCGGCGCCTCCATGTGGTCGTGGCTGCGCGAGATTAAAGGTGAAGAGTGGCTGCGCAAGTTTGCCGGCCAGAAGCTCGCGCTCAGCCGTGACCAACGCGTCCTGGCCGAGATCCTCGCCAAGGGTAAGCTCAGTGTCGCCATCGGCTTGACCTATTACTCCTATGCGCCCTTCGTCAAAGCCGGGCTGCCGGTCGAACCATTGTCAGTGCCTAAAGAAGGCGTCTATGTCAGCGGCGGCAGCGGTCACGTGGTCGCGCTCAAAAACGCGCCCCATCCAAACGCCACCAAACTATTCCTCAACTGGTTTTTGAGCCGTGAAGGCCAGGAAGTCTACACCCGGGCCATGCAGCAAGGGACGCGCCGCCTCGACGTCGACACGAAATCTCTGCGCGACGTGGGTGTGCTGGCGGCCAAGGATTACTTGACGCTGGAACAGTATTACAAGCGCGAGAATCAATCGGAAGACAAGATCACTCGTTTGCGCGAGCCCGCCGCCGCGCTGGCGCGGAAACTCCTCGATAGATAGAGAGAATTCTTTGGGAGAAAAAGATATGGCGACTATCCGCTCGATGGCACAGATGTTTTTCTTGGCCATGGCTTTTGCCGTTGGTTTGCCTTCGCAGAGCGCGGCGCAGTCCAAGGCAGCTGAGTGGGACAAAATCGTCGAAGCGGCAAGAAAAGAAGGCAAAGTAGTCGCTTCGATACCGCCGACGCCGGAGCTGCGCAAGCTCATGGAAATCGCCTTTACGCGCCGCTACGGCATCGCCACGGAATTTGTTCCGGCGCGCGGCGGCGCGGTGGTCCAGCGCATTATCAGCGAAGCCAAGGCGGGCACGAAATATTTCGATCTTCACATCGGCGGTACGGAGTCGGTCGTAACCGGCATGTTGCCGGAAAACATTCTCGACGAGGTCGATCCCTATCTGATTTTGCCGGAAGTGCGCGAACCCAAGCATTGGTGGGGAGGCCATATCTACATCGATAATGCCAAGAAGTACGTCTACAACTTCGTCGCTTATCAGACCGTGAGCCTGTGGAGCGACCCCAATCAATACAAGCCGAGCGAGTTTAAGTCCTTCGACGATTTATTGAATCCTAAATTAGCCGGCAAGATCGGTATCAGCGACCCGCGCACGCCGGGGTCGGGCTCGTCCATGTGGTCGTACATGCACCACATCAAGGGTGAAGAGTGGCTAAAGAAATTTGTCGCGCAAAAGCTGTTCATCACCCGCGACCTGCGCTTGCTGGCGGAGAACTTGGCACGC
This window contains:
- the sugE gene encoding quaternary ammonium compound efflux SMR transporter SugE; translated protein: MAWLFLVVAGLLEIVWAIGLKLSNGFSHLGWSIMTVLGMIASFYFLAQALKVIPVGTGYAIWTGIGAAGTAILGIVLFSESGTLPRLFCIALIIAGIVGLKLTSN
- a CDS encoding DUF2278 family protein, with translation MALAYGVLRGKIDIFKREDDLDTPHLQIKVIDGQNKAWRVPVNVLSADQSFLIFHRVDPLQSHPLLANLPQVASGFTLLPAPSRSASTAVDYLRAPLFDWPTGVAVPSTRPGENDDLQDMLIAYLKQLKAQNGEIFAFGARFPEPGEAFSPRPIDGEMNTTQGVHDIHMNQGNPHPGRFAKDNGVFQDGGLILRFPTRFVALMLRFQTQWLPTDNSTGHPLPNAQPIPPGSAPGTEPPQAPPPIANPAVYIERALVNPPGTDTKKESIVLGNTTSAPVDLSGWSLVDKNDNAETIAALSLPPGKSRLVLLSGRSAQLGNKGGTIRLKNKQGVQIHAVTYSQEDAKEEGRYVRFNT
- a CDS encoding adenine deaminase; this encodes MICSKKNLARLVRGAMGEIPADVILRGGKLVNVYSGEILDGMEIAVIDERICYVGPSAEHARGAQTEVVEVNGRYLAPGFIDGHTHVGHYARPFENLQSFIACGTTALVASCDEAASVFGYRGLQFFLDEVAAHPLRVYTLVSMTAPQDPLLCSTATFSDEEIAAALTDPRVLGMGEIVSWLRLLQCDAEILRRIELANANGQLIHGHTAGARDRKLCAVAATGISSCHEPIQLEDAIERLRLGYWTMLREGSLRQDLEATLRPLLDTGVNLSRLILVTDSMTPDDVAERGHMDNVVRRAIECGLSPLRAIQSVTLRPATYSGIAQDVGGIAPGRFADIVLIDDLERCHVERVMVGGKWVADKGVSQVKNEPISVPPEFLNGLSVGAKVSPETFKIKCQTANPKIRVMELVNQTITAERIVEVAAPAAHVEANLYDDLLKVAMFDRHRSVGAAFGFLKGLGIKVGAVATTVNLDENSLLVVGANDQDMARCANVLLDCGGGVAIVEGGQVLERLDLPAGGIFSLHRWQQVAKRLARAQQVLREQGSPFDKPLFALSFLPFVTLPALRITARGLVNAKERKIVSLIVE
- a CDS encoding polymer-forming cytoskeletal protein, coding for MAEATRPAGIPADVGAYLGPGTKINGKLHFDGPAVIEGEVEGEIVAQANITVGQQATIKGKITATSILVQGKVMADVQAEKRLEVQPPGSVVGDVVAQSLVIGDGAVLEGHISMKKEGRVLPLRQDAKKEGVS
- a CDS encoding UbiD family decarboxylase — protein: MLIQDLRDFLDLLDEHEELQRVSAQVDWNLEMGAITRRCYDLGTGAALFENVKGYPKGFRALGAPLGTSLRRGHSLFARTALALGMKPVASPKEIMQTYLERKEKLLKPIVVNTGPCKENILRGDDVDVLKFPIPLIHGGDGGRYIGTWHTVITKDPDSSWVNWGMYRLMVHDRNTLGCLFPAQQHIGQMYQKYEAMNKPMPVAVAIGGQPVIPIVSCVMIPPHVSEVEVAGALQGAPIPLVKCETVDLEVPASAEIVLEGEVLPHERMVEGPFGEYMGYEAGKSSPKPVMKINAITYRNDPILPFSNMGMPVHEGQTATALIKGAEIYGELKKLGIPVRGVYCPPHAVGHMVVVSTEVPFINFARRVAHAIWATKPGLFVYYIVVVEPDVDPTDMDQVLHAMTTKCHPVNGIHPVPHIPGFPVLLPFLPPKERLSGDAAGVIFDCTWPKDWPEESIPVKASFENLWPKELQERVLTNWETYGFKKS
- a CDS encoding helix-turn-helix domain-containing protein gives rise to the protein MENIETIKLLTLAEAATILKISKRTLHRMIQHRDIPAFKVGGQWRILESRFNEWVQEEENGTLKAH
- a CDS encoding UbiD family decarboxylase encodes the protein MAREYFTDFRDYLSALEKLGKLHRWQRAVNKDTELMPLMRLQYRGIGDEQRQAFLYENVTDSRGVQHELRVATGVYGSSRPIAALGLGCDEPLEIYEKWRNALAKPIEPRKVQSAPVQELVYTGEALKKFGVTGLPAPVEEPGFSGGIRATAPFITVDPKDGVRNVGMYSGHFRSEHHLIAGIAPVHHAMLYHHRSAAAKKESLPVAIVLGSLPDVTFVSAANLPYGVDELAVAGGLRGRPVDVVPCKTIALDVPADAEIIIEGEISIDRKERGEPFSDYPGYLMVEREPRAVIDVTAITMRRNAIFTAILVGLPPSESNGISRTCREMMLYNFLRYSCAMPEVLEVACPEMGGGWNWWVIRMKKSHPSKPKQALHAASGMDPTSKMIIVVDEDIDPKDPEMVMWAMSFAMQPHQDVEISTGRSPLLDPSAHSLMRGREERSFPGAVGCSGLLIDATRKGPFPPVGLPKKSYMEKALKIWQEAEMPKLNLKTPWYGYPLGLWDEEDDRLAEKVTQGEYFQHKQPKGH
- a CDS encoding cupin domain-containing protein gives rise to the protein MAKRKTSYEFWLAEEGIPVVDGYGVTDVRELTLGPWKRTGGKGAYIELNGMEGFTGMYVGEIPPGGALHPEHHLYEELIYIIEGVGATEIWSPGDEKRRMHFEWQQGSLFAIPLNTRHRLINGSKEPVFFLAVTSAPLMIDLLHNLPFVMGSDYKFGDRFDAESDYFVPKNTRKELGGFINWETNFIADARGALVDPSEAKGFGVKITSFDMGGSTLVGHIAEWPVGRYHKAHFHQGGAILLILRSEGYTLMWPQEAGLRPYRNGFADKVVRVDWREGSVLSPPSGWFHQHFNTGKEQARQLAFRYSGQSGKYLLGCWRAINKEGVRTSTREGGTLIEYEDEDPQIRIDFENAIKKLGVPSEMPPFSYAGL
- a CDS encoding extracellular solute-binding protein, whose amino-acid sequence is MAQRTQSSESGIVSRGGAGGAEIRIDCRGGSETRPLDELMHKHHFFEKVAAVVLWVIFVLPFVASGQTAKPNWQAEWDRTIELAKKEGRVVVSMPASNELRAAIEKSFEKRYGIDVEPLVGRASTLVRKMIEESKAGVRYTDLHMGGSESIVTGMLPENILDPLEPHMVLPEVRDPKQWWGGHIWVDGAKKFIYGSLAYQTISLWHNTQMIKAEEARSFDDLLDEKFKGKIGYLDPRTPGSGASMWSWLREIKGEEWLRKFAGQKLALSRDQRVLAEILAKGKLSVAIGLTYYSYAPFVKAGLPVEPLSVPKEGVYVSGGSGHVVALKNAPHPNATKLFLNWFLSREGQEVYTRAMQQGTRRLDVDTKSLRDVGVLAAKDYLTLEQYYKRENQSEDKITRLREPAAALARKLLDR
- a CDS encoding extracellular solute-binding protein, whose protein sequence is MATIRSMAQMFFLAMAFAVGLPSQSAAQSKAAEWDKIVEAARKEGKVVASIPPTPELRKLMEIAFTRRYGIATEFVPARGGAVVQRIISEAKAGTKYFDLHIGGTESVVTGMLPENILDEVDPYLILPEVREPKHWWGGHIYIDNAKKYVYNFVAYQTVSLWSDPNQYKPSEFKSFDDLLNPKLAGKIGISDPRTPGSGSSMWSYMHHIKGEEWLKKFVAQKLFITRDLRLLAENLARGKIAVTSGIGYSEFQPFIKANLPVTPLPVPKEGLYISGGYGHLTILKNNPHPNATKVFVNWLLSRDGQETFARGMGVGSRRHEIDTKWLREYGVIAAKDFLQPAEFHKYENQSEEKINKIREPAAAFARKLLG